CCCAGACTGGGCCTGGAAGCCCCCTGTTTCCTCTGCTCAGCCCTGAGACCCCTGTGTCTACCCGACCCACCCTCACTCCTCCGTCCTGTCCAGCCACGTGCCTGGGCTCCTCCTGGCCTGGAGCAAGGGCTCTGGGGGCTGACCTCACTACCCTCTCGACCTGCCTCAGTGTCCCCGTCATGTGGCCTGGGGGCAGCTCCTGTGAGACATCCCCAGGGGGCCCTTGGGTACAGGAGATGAGAGCGGAGGGGGACCCCAGGGGCAGAGGGCCTCAGAGTGATTTCTCCTTCTCCACTTCCGTCTGCTTCCTCCCTCACGGTTTCTGGGCTTTACCAAGAACTGTATGGAGTCCTGTGACGATGCAGAGAAGGGGGTGTCCCAAAACTTCAAAGTCCAAACGACGCTTTAGATTTTCACAGAAACATTCTAACAGGGACGGTCCGGCCTCAAGTCCGCAGGCGAGGCTCCTGGCAGGGCAGGCAGTGCTGGGGCCTTTGGGGGTGTCTTCACTTCTAGGGGCTCCTCTGACCCAGCACTGCCACATCCATGTGCCCTGGCTGCCATGGGAAAACCTCAGCAGGGCCATCAAAGGAGGCCATTGCCTCACAGCCCCCCTTCCCATGCCTGCTGGGAGCCACACCAGGACCCTCCATGGGGGGCATCTGTCCAGGGCCCATGTGGGGGCTGTGCTGCTGCAACACCCTCAGCAGAGGCGGTGGTGGCGGCAGGAGAGGAGGCCTGGCTGCATCCTTCCTTCCATCGTCTTTGacactctcttcctctctgagcaCCTGTCCCCCAGGGTGACCCTGAAGCTCAGAGGCTCCCTGACCCCACAGGACCCTGCTCCTCCCGGTGGGACTGTGGTGACCAGAGCTTCGTCTCCTCCCCAGGTCCCCCAGGCACATTTTTCAGAGagaagcccctccctccctcattacAGCTGCCCTTGCCCGGGAACTCTGAGTGTGGCTCTGGGAATCCCACAGGCATCGCTATGGTGGGGTCGACAGGGCCTCAGAGACcaaggctggcccctgccttcacaggtggggaaactgaggcacggggagTGGTCAAGTGCCTGAGTCTCATACCGGTCTGGGGCAGAGACAACGGGCCTGTGGTGCTGCCCCCGCCAGTTCAGCGGCTTGGGTGTGAGCCCGGCACATCCACCCCAGTTTTCCCTGTAGAAGCCAGGGGAGCAGAAGGCCACGGTCCTCTGCCGCCCGTCCCTTCACCACCTGAGCTGGAGAGAAGGGCAGTGTTTTGCTGAGAGGGAGATGGGAACTTCCCCAAGTCTGAGAAAGAGGGACGAGGCATCGCTGTGGGCGACAATGGACACGGGGGTTGCGGCAGTGCAGAGACCGGCTGGGTGTAGACACATTCGTCCTGCAGCCTGCGAGGCCCAGAATGCCAGCAAGAACAGGGCTGTCTGCCAGCAAAAGAGAGCCAGACCGCCGATGGCTCCAGGGACATCCCCTGCGGGAAGGCCCTCATCACAGCCGGCAAGGGAGACGGATGCTGGGATGGGGAGGCTCCCGGGGGAGGGACACGGTCCCCATAGTAGGAGACCCCGACTGGATCGGGCTTGGCTTCCCTGGGGGTAGATGCCGTGCTCGGGATGCTGTCAAAGAAGCAGAAGAGAGCAGAACAGAAGACACTGCCGCAGTCTGGACCAGCGAGTCACCTCTCTTTAGACCAAGGAGCACACGTCACCGCCCATCGTGTCCACTAGTGGGCAGAGATCTCCCCTCAGAGTACTGGTCTGGTCGAGGACTGGAAGGAGCCGTTACAACAGGGCTGTCCACAGCCCCCACAGGCCTGCAcatcaaggcaaaggaaatctcAACAACGCCCTCCATAAACGTGGGGACTCTGATCCTCACATGGAGCTGGTGACCCAAATCGTGtcctctgccagaaacacaattcagataaaaatagaaaatggggCAAAGGGGAGAGCCCGCTCTTTACAGAAACCCACAAGTCTCGTGTTCCTGTGTCTGTGCCTTGGCCTGAAGGCTGGGGAGCTCTCTGTGtctttccgtgtgtgtgtgtacgaggGCACTGTGCGTGGTGTCTCCCGACCTCTGGATGGTGTTATCAAATCCATTGGTGAAATTCCTGAAAGCTGACTTCTCTGCTCTGTTGGCTTAGACGTAAATAAGTGCTTATATCCTTGAGATCGTCCCAAAAGTCTCACAAATATCAAAGCCCACCCAAATGCTGTTGAAGTTCACATAATTTGGGTAAATATTTGGTAAGTAAGACTAGCTTCATATTGTTGGTTTAGTGAAAAAGGCTGTGTCCTCTGAGTTACTAGCATTGCATTTAACGTGAGCatacatttttgttctttttgggtttactagtcacataagctAAGGTTCTACCTACAAGATGTAAAACCGTGAAAATTATAAATTCGGACTGAGAGTAAAAGTACGAGTAATGATGAGTTTGGTGTGCAGCTTGAACAGATTGCTTCATACCCATTACTTCATAGACATCGAGTCCCCCAGTAAAACAGGAAAAGGGGCTGGGCGAGgggagacaggggctggcccagtggcccagcggcATAAGTTCCCGCActtcacttcggcggcccagggtttcaccagttcagatcccgggcgccgctcatcaagccatgctgaggcgacatcccacatagcagaaccagaaggacctacagctagaatatacaactgtgcactagggggctttgggaggaaggaaaaaaaaggcttaaaaataaattaaaaaaaacaaacaacaaaatctgATAGACACATAGAGAGGGCCATCTGTATCCATGGGCTCAGCATCCAAGGAGCGAAAGGCTTACGATGGCTGCATCTGTACGGAACATGTACAGACCGTTTTCTTGTCACCATCCCCCacacaatacagtataacaactatttccACAGCAGTTACGTTATATCAGCTCTTATAAGTACTCTGGAGATGATGTGAGGGACACGGGAGGATATGCGTAGGTCGTGTGCAAACACTACGCCCTTCTATATAAGGGGCTTGAGCATCGCAGAGTTTGGTACCGGGAGGGGCCCTGGAACTGATGCCCCTGCATACCAGGGATGACCGGAACTAGTAAGGAGAAGGATCGGTGGTCAAACACCTCCCAAGAAAGCAAGCCCAGGACTGGGTGCCCTCACTGGTGCTTccaccaaacttttaaaaaggaataaacatacatgctcctcaaactcttccgaaCAATGAAGAGGCGGGGACACTTCCGaattcattctgtgaggccagcgtTACCCTGACACCAAGGGCAGACAAAGGACACACAGAGGGGTGGGGGATGCATGGAGGACACCAGGAGGGGACTGGGActgggagcccagagaagggaaaggggacaGACAGGATCAACATTCAGAGGTCTCAGTTTTACAGCTCTGAGGAGGGGGCCGGTGGCCTCAGAGAGGCCTCTGAAGGGCGATTGGAAACTGGAGACCGCCGAGCTTCCTCCTGGGATCTCCCCAAGGCAACCGCTCCTCAgtgagaaggaagcaggatttCTGCCAATCAGCCCCTCCCAGCAGGCCCGGAGTTCACGCAGGCCCTCCTGGCCTGTGACTAATGACTAATGGTCCCGGGTAGAGTCTGACGGCTAGAATCCTTGCAAACGGCGGAGACACACAGCCCAGCACCCGCCCTCCCCCAGTTCTCATGGGTGGGGCACAAGGGTGCAAGGGGATATATTCTGAGCCGCTGAGGAAGTGCCTCCAGATGCTGGTTTCCTGAGTGTAGGCTGAAGCTAGCAGGTGAGTCAAGCTGGGAGAGCCACGTGGCTGGcacagggggctgggggaggcctgcAGAGGGGTCAGCAATGGAGGGTCAGGGTGTGGGGACGAGGGGAGGAGCCTGAATCTGGAGTACCCTAAAGGGGCCCACTGGAATTGTGCCATCTCCAGGAGCCATGAAAGGCATCTATCTCGtcctgctggccgtgctgctgtGCTCCCAGCAAGGTGAGTCCCAGGGAACCCGGCAGGGACCTGTCCTGGGGGCATGGGGCGGCATTCCCTGTGAGAGgctgtgtgtgagcatgtggggAGTCTGTCTTCCAGAACCCCAGAAGGCGGGAAAGGGCCACAGTTCCAATGCAGGGCCCCAGAGGCCACGCTCCAATGTGGGCTGTGGCTGTGGTCTGTAGGGGTCTAAACCCAGCTTCCTGCTGTCGGAGCTTGGTTGTGTCCCCGCCAAACCCCAGCCCTGAGCCTCCAGTGCTACAACTGCACTGAAGAAGAGGATGTCAGCAAGTGCCAGACCACCATCTCATGTGACTCCACACCGAGCATCTGCTATAAGGGCGGCAGGACCTTGACCAAGACCAGTGGTGAGTTCCCAGCATCCAGAATGTGGGGATGGGTTCAGGGGGCTCTGCTCTGAGGACCACCCTGGCCTCATGAAAGGAGTGTGAGTGTGGCAGGGGCCAGTGTCCGTGTCACCTTGGCCCTAACTGgcctgcctcagtgtccccatctgtacaAGAGGGGCTAGCCTCCAGAGGCTGTGGGGGCTTGGTGGGGCGGGATGGGCCTCCCAGCAGAGGAATGGAGGGCCAAGCAGCCCTGGGGAGAGGGTGATGAGGGACAACCCCAGAGAGTCAGAGGGAACTGGGGGGCCTCCAAGCCAGCCGTCTCCTTTCTTGCCCACAGGGCAGGTGGTCAAGTTACATTCTAAGGGTTGTGCCTCTTCCTGCGATGACGTTTATGACATGATGGAGCAGCTGGTGGAGAAGATGATTTCAGAGGACAGGTCTAAGTTAGAACTGTGGGCTCCGGACTGCTGTGGAAAGGACCTCTGCAACAGGGTGGCCCAGGTGGGGCGCAGCCTCTGGATCCTGGCCGGGGGGCTCCTGCTCAGCCTGGGGCCTGCCCTCCTCTGGGCCCTGCTGTGAGGACCCCTGGGACTCAGACACCAAGGTGGGCGGGGGGAGCGTCCTTACTGATGGTAGTTCCATGTGGCATTCACAGCAGCTCCCACCTCAAGGTCgctcacatgcacacatgtgtgtacactcacacacctcacacacatgcacacacacacccagaccaGTGATTTCTCGCAAACACAGGCTATGCTTGGACTCCACCTCCTGCTACACCTGGGACCCAGAGACCCAGGGAAGGAGGCGGGCAGCATCCACCCTCGGGTGACCCTCGGCcactcctgccctcccacctggccagccccagccccaggcccaccgCCCTGCTATGCCAACAGGCCTGTCACACTTTGCGAACACCATCAATCAACCACAGACTCAAGATGCAGAGACTGCCGAGCCCCGGCTGGACAGGGGCTGCTAGGAGAGCGGAGCCCATAGCCCCTCAGCGGGTCCTCTGCAGAGCGCCCACGGCAGTCAGTAGACAATAAATGCTCTTCAGCCCCCTCCTGTTCTTCACATGCCATTCAGCCCCACGGTGGGGAGGTCGgggggagtgtgtgtgggggtcTCTGCCACTTGCCTCCAAGGGAGCCTCTGGGGCAGCCCGGTGCTCCCTCGACCATGAGCTCTGATGGCCAGGGGGCTAGGGGCAGGGGCAGACCCTGGAGGGGCCAGCATCGCACACCAGGGGGTGGCCCCCACGGCCCCCCATGAAGCATTTGCTCTGACGCACACTCCCTACTCTCTGAGCCCCTGCTGGGAGCCATACTAGGACCCTCCTTTGGTGGGCATCTCTCCAGGGCCCGCTGGGAGCTGTGCTGCTGCGACACCCTCAGcagaggtggtgatggtggcaggggagggggcctggcTGCTTCCTTTCCTCCATCATCTTTCACACGTTCATCCCCTCTGAGCGCTTGTCCCCCAGGGTGACCCTGAAGCTCGGGTCCGCCCCAGTCCACAGGACTCTGCTATCAGCATCCATCCAAACATGGCCACACCCTGGCCTGAGCGTGCCTTGCCCGGGCGTGGTACCCATCACAGCCATTAGTGGGCCTTGGTTGGTGCAGCCCAGCCCTTGTTCACCCTGGTCTTTATCTGGCATTGGTCTTGTCTTGACCTGGAACATCTCCTCATGGATTTGGTCTTGTCTTGCCCTGGCTCCTCTCACCATGGATTTGGTCTGGCCTTGCTTTCAGTCTTAGCCTGACCCTTCCTTTGATCTCTGACCCTGCTCTACTCATGCTGGTTGATTGCGTACCTAGAGCTAACTTAAATCTAGGGGTATCTAAGCCTCTGAATGGTGATCCCACCCACTCACAGGGCTCCATCAAGGACAATGGCTAGACTGAGCCACTAGTGTGGTCTCAGCTCGGAATGGGGGCTCTGGAGGATGCTGAGCCCAAGGCTGGGGCTGCCGAGTGTGGGGGCCACTGGAACATCCAGGCGGAGCAGCCCACAGGCAGTGGGGGCGGGTTCCAGCCTCTATCCCCTGGATGCCAGCaggtctcctccctccctgagtcatgacaaccaaaaatgtccccagacattgccaaatgccccctGGTTGAGGAGAATGGCCCCTGACTGGGGAAAACTGGCTTCAGGATTCCTGTCCCCTAAGGGTAGCAAAGAGAAAATGCCCCTTGGTCCATggagggcaggtgggggaggggcaggtgggggaggggcagggtgcgTTTCTGAGGAGGGGGGCTCTTTTCCCCCAGCACTGGGGGGATGGCTAAGACCGGCTAGGGGAAGCTCTTCAGACAGAGGGGAGTCAGCCCGTCCCCAGCCGCCTTCTCCTGACCCCCTGGAGGAGGATAGGGAGCAGCGGCCAAAGCCACAGTGGGAGTGGGCCCCACCTccatggggctgggctggggggccCGCCTGCGCCTGACCTCAAGGTACCTCAGGCCGGGGCTACGGAATCTGTCTCTTGTGGCCTGGACCAAGGCATGCAGAGGCCAGCTGAAGCCTGCGGGCGGCACTGCTGTTCACGGAGCTGGCTGAGGGAGGTGAGGGCTGCGGGCAGGGCGTCCTGGGCATCTGTGGGGGTCAGGGTGGTGGTGGGTCCCTCAACCTGACAGGTGAGTGCAAGTGCCTGAGAGCCCCCGGCTCCCCTGGAGAAAGCCTGCCACGGCCAGGGGCCACGTGCCACTGCCCGCCCTGAATGGGGTCCCCAGACTGGGCCTGGAAGCCCCCTGTTTCCTCTGCTCAGCCCTGAGACCCCTGTGTCTACCCGACCCACCCTCACTCCTCCGTCCTGTCCAGCCACGTGCCTGGGCTCCTCCTGGCCTGGAGCAAGGGCTCTGGGGGCTGACCTCACTACCCTCTCGACCTGCCTCAGTGTCCCCGTCATGTGGCCTGGGGGCAGCTCCTGTGAGACATCCCCGGGGGGCCCTTGGGTACAGGAGATGAGAGCGGAGGGGGACCCCAGGGGCAGAGGGCCTCAGAGTGATTTCTCCTTCTCCACTTCCGTCTGCTTCCTCCCTCACGGTTTCTGGGCTTTACCAAGAACTGTATGGAGTCCTGTGACGATGCAGAGAAGGGGGTGTCCCAAAACTTCAAAGTCCAAACGACGCTTTAGATTTTCACAGAAACGTTCCAACAGGGACGGTCCGGCCTCAAGTCCGCAGGCGAGGCTCCTGGCAGGGCAGGCAGTGCTGGGGCCTGTGGGGGTGTCTTCACTTCTAGGGGCTCCTCTGACCCAGCACTGCCATGTCCATGTACCCTGGCTGCCGTGGAAAACCTCAGCAGGGCCATCAAAGGAGGCCATTGCCTCACAGCCCCCCTTCCAATGCCTGCTGCGAGCCACAGCAGGACCCTCCATGGGGGGCATCTGTCCAGGGCCCATGTGGGGGCTGCACTGCCAGGACACCCTCAGCAGAGGCGGTGGTGGTGGCAGGAGAGGGAACCTGactgcttccttcccttcatcaTCTTTCACGCTTTCTTCCCCTCTGAGCACCTGTCCCCGAGGGTGACCCTGAAGCTCAGATGCTCCCTGACCCCACAGGACCCTGCCCCTCCCAGTGGGACTTTGGTGATCAGAGCTTCGTCTCCTCCCCAGGTCCCCCAGGCACATCTTCCAGAGagaagcccctccctccctcgttaCAGCTGCCCTTGCCCGGGAACTCTGAGTGTGGCTCTGGGAATCCCACAGGGATCGCCATGGTGGGGTCAACTGGGCCTTGGAGATCAAGGCTAGCCCTCCCCTTCactggtggggaaactgaggcacagggagtggTCAAGTGCCTGAGTCTCATGTTGGTCTGGGGCAGAGACAACAGGCCTGTGGTGCTGCCCCCGCCAGTTCAGCAGCTTGGGTGTGAGCCCGCACATCCACCCCAGTTTTCCCTGTAGAAGCCATGGGAGCAGAGGGCCACGGTCCTCTCCCGTCGGTCCCTTCACCACCTGAGCTGGAGAGAAGGGCAGTGTTTTGCTGAGAGGGAGATGGGAACTTCCCCAAGTCTGAGAAAGAGGGACGAGGCATCGCTTTGGGCGACAATGGACACGGGGGTTGCGGCAGTGCAGAGACGGGCTGGGTGTAGACACATTCGTCCTGCAGCCTGCGAGGCCCAGAATGCCAGCAAGAACAGGGCTGTCTGCCAGCAAAAGAGAGCCAGACCGCCGATGGCTCCAGGGACATCCCCTGCGGGAAGGCCCTCATCACAGCCGGCAAGGGAGACGGATGCTGGGATGGGGAGGCTCCCGGGGGAGGCACACAGTCCCCACAGGAGGAGACCCTGACTGGATCGGGCTTGGCTTCCCTGGGGGTAGATGCCGTGCTCGGGATGCTGTCTAGGAGCAGAAGAGAGCAGAACAGAAGACACTGCCGCAGTCTGGACCAGCGAGTCACCTCTCTTCAGACCAAGGAGCACACGTGACCGCCCATCGTGTCCACCAATGGGCAGAGATCTCCCCTCAGAGTACTGGTCTGGTCGAGGACTGGAAGGAGCCGTTACAACAGGGCTGTCCACAGCCCCCACAGGCCTGCACACCAGGGCAAAGGAAATCTCAACCACGCCCTCCATAAACGTGGGGTCTCTGATCCTCACATTGGAGCAGGTGACCTAAATCGTGtcctctgccagaaacacaattcagataaaaatagaaaatggggCAAAGGGTAGAGCCCGCTCTTTACAGAAATCCACAAGTCTCGTCTTCCTGTGTCTGTGCCTGACTCACGGCTGATGCGTTGGACTGAAGGCTGGGGAGCTCTCTGTGtctttccgtgtgtgtgtgtacgaggGCACTGTGCGTGGTGTCTCCCGACCTCTGGATGGTGTTATCAAATCCATTGGTGAAATTCCTGAAAGCAGACTGCTCTGCTCTGATCGGATTAGACGTAAATAAGTGCTTATATCCGTGAGATCGTCCCGAAACTCTCACAAATATCAAAGCCCAACCACATGCTGTTGAAGTTCACATGATTTGGGTAAATCTTGGGTAAGTAAGACTAGCTTCATATTGTTGGTTTAGTGAAAAAGGCTGTGTCCTCTGAGTTACTAGCATTGCATATAACATGAGCAtacatttttactctttttggGTTTACCAGTACGCACTAGACTATACGGAGAGAGACAATACAGCTGTGGATGTAAGGCTATAAAGATTATACGTTCACGCTAGGAATAAAAATAGGAGTAACGAGGAACGCGACGCACAACGAACGAGACATGGATTGCTTGATACCTGTTACTTCATGCCCCTCCAATGTggcagtaaaacaaaaaaaattgtgga
Above is a genomic segment from Equus asinus isolate D_3611 breed Donkey chromosome 12, EquAss-T2T_v2, whole genome shotgun sequence containing:
- the LOC123290289 gene encoding lymphocyte antigen 6H-like isoform X2, which produces MKGIYLVLLAVLLCSQQALSLQCYNCTEEEDVSKCQTTISCDSTPSICYKGGRTLTKTSGQVVKLHSKGCASSCDDVYDMMEQLVEKMISEDRSKLELWAPDCCGKDLCNRVAQACHTLRTPSINHRLKMQRLPSPGWTGAARRAEPIAPQRVLCRAPTAVSRQ
- the LOC123290289 gene encoding lymphocyte antigen 6H-like isoform X3; protein product: MKGIYLVLLAVLLCSQQALSLQCYNCTEEEDVSKCQTTISCDSTPSICYKGGRTLTKTSGQVVKLHSKGCASSCDDVYDMMEQLVEKMISEDRSKLELWAPDCCGKDLCNRVAQVGRSLWILAGGLLLSLGPALLWALL
- the LOC123290289 gene encoding lymphocyte antigen 6H-like isoform X1 encodes the protein MKGIYLVLLAVLLCSQQALSLQCYNCTEEEDVSKCQTTISCDSTPSICYKGGRTLTKTSGQVVKLHSKGCASSCDDVYDMMEQLVEKMISEDRSKLELWAPDCCGKDLCNRVAQAMLGLHLLLHLGPRDPGKEAGSIHPRVTLGHSCPPTWPAPAPGPPPCYANRPVTLCEHHQSTTDSRCRDCRAPAGQGLLGERSP